CCTTGCGCTCGGTCTGGCCATCAACATTGCGCGGCTGGTGGTCGAGGCGACGCCCCGTGTGCAGGCCGAAGATCAAAGCGTGATCCGGCTGGCGCGCGAGTTTGTCGAAACGATCGTCGCCGGCCTGAATGAAGCGCCGGACCCTGAGGCGCGGCTGAACCAGATCGTGCGCGACCTGAGCCGGCTCCGTCATGTCAGCATTGCGCGGCAGGATGATGCGGCCGGGATCTCCGGGCCATCCGCCCGTTCCGATGACGATGCCGTTGCCCGCTCGCCGCCGGCGTGGTTCGTTGCCCTGGTTCACCCGGAGAAAACCTCCGTGAGCGTGCCGATCACGATCCGAGGCAAGCCGCAAGCGCTTGTAATCACCTCGCATCCCGATGACGAGATGGCCGAGATCTGGGATGGCATCGTGACCCAGCTTGAGGTCGGTTCCGCCATCGCCGCGGCGCTCTTTCTGATCACGATGGCGGTCGTCGGCCGTGCGTTGGCACCACTCAAGGCGCTTTTGCAAGCCATGACGGATATCGAAGCCGGGCGTTACGGCACCCGCGTGACGCCAGGAGGCGCACCCGAGTTGGCGGCGATCTGTACCAGGTTGAACCACCTTGCGGCAACTCTAGGCGATGCCGTCGAGGAAAAGCGGCGTCTCGCCGAGCGGACGGTCTCGCTCCAGGATGTCGAGCGCAAGGAGATTGCCCGCGAACTGCATGATGAGTTCGGGCCCTATCTTTTTGCGTTACGCGCGCATGCCGGCGCGCTGATGCGGCTATCAGAAGTCGGCGTGCCGGATGCGAACGCGCTACGAAAGCACGGCGCTGCGATCCTGGAGCAGGTCAATGCGCTTCAGCAGTTCAACCGCCGGATTTTGGAGCGGCTTCGGCCCGTGGGACTCGCGGAGCTGGGGCTTCGCGAGGCGCTTGGCGCCTTGCTGCGTCTTTGGGGTGAATCGCATCCCGACATGGACATCGAAACGACGATCTCGCCCGCGCTCGGCGAGACCGGAGAAACCGCGGAGTTGACCATCTACCGCGTCATTCAGGAAGCCTTGACCAACGTCTTCCGCCATGCCGGGGCGACCTCCGTCAATGTCAGCGTCGAGCCGGCCGAACAGCCGACGGGGTTGCGTGCAGATTGCGGCTTCGCGCGCGTGCGCATCTGCGACAACGGCAGCGGAATGAAGCCGGATCACAAGCTCGGCTTCGGCCTGACCGGGATGCGCGAGCGGATATTGGCGCTGGGGGGCACACTCACGATAGCGTCCGACGCGGGCGGCGTGACGGTGGAAGCGCTTGTTCCCAACGGTTCGCGCGCGTGAAACCGTCCTGCCAATCCCGCTTGCGCGGCAACGCTTCGGGAATTTTTCCCGCGACGCGTCGGGAAAGATGGTCGGCTCGAATCCGGACCTTTTGCAGGTAGCGCAATCCCGGCATCGCATTAGGATCATCGACAACCCGACCGGCGGTCACAACGGCCTGCGCGGGCGTGGGGATGACGCGGATGGGCACTCGGCCCCTTGTGATTGCTTCGATGTCGATATGCCTGCTTCCCGGCACCGAGCAGGCTTTTGCGCAAAGTGCGCCCGGCGAAGCTCAGACGTTGCCGCCGATCGTGGTGTCGGCACCGGCATCGAGCGCCAAACGGGGCCCCAGCCAGCAAGCCGCGCGCACGGCGCGGAAGCCCTCCCGCGTCGTCTATGTGTACTCGACCACGCCGGCCGCGGGCTCGGGCTCCAGCATTGACGTCGACAAGATTGCCGCAAGCGTCAATTTCGTCGACGCGACGCGCATTGCCCGCACCGGATCGCTGAATATCACCGACGCGCTGTTGCAACAGGTGCCGGGCGTCAGCATCAGCGAGGTGGCCGGCAATCCGTTTCAGCCCAACGTGGAATTCCGCGGCTTCGTTGCGTCACCGGTGGCCGGGACGCCGCAGGGGCTGGCGGTCTACCAGAACGGGGTGCGCGTCAACGAGGCGTTCGGCGACACCGTCAACTGGGACTTGATTCCGACTTCTGCGATCAGGTCGGTCAGCGTTGTGACCAATAATCCGGCCTTCGGGCTCAATGCCCTTGGCGGGGCGGTCAACGTGCAGATGAAGGACGGCTTCAACTATCATGGCGCCGAGGTCGACACGATGGGCGGCTCGTTCGGCCGGATCCAGAGTTCGGCGCAATGGGGCAAGCAGATAGACGACAATTTTGCCGTCTATGGCGCCCTCGAAGGATTGCACGATAACGGATTTCGAAATTTTTCGGGCTCTGACGTGCGCCGCTTCTACGGCGATGTCGGCTACAGGAACGAAAACAGCGAGTTTCATCTCAATTTGGGCGTCGCCGACAACAAGTTCGGCGCGGCCACCACCACGCCGGTTGAATTGCTGCAGCAATATTGGGGCGCCACCTACACCACGCCGCAGACCACCAATAACCGCGTCGGCTATGTCAATTTAACGGGAAAGGTCGAGGCCACGCCGACCTGGACCATCGAAGGCTCGGCCCATGTGCGGCAGTTCGACCAGAAGGCGGTCGATGGCAATCCGACCGGTACCCAGCCATGCGCGACTGACGCGACCCTGCTTTGCTTCGGCAATGACACGACGCCAGCGAACGGCCTGAACGGGGCTCAACTTGCCAATCCCTTCGATCCCACAGCCGTACTTGGCGAAATCGACCGAACGACGACCCGATCGACGACCGGCGGGTTCTCGCTGCAGGCCACCAACAACGATCAGCTGTTCGGGCACGACAATCATTTTGTGGTCGGAACCAGCTTCGACTACAGCGTGACCCGCTTTTCGGCCAGCGCCGAGATCGGCACGGTGGGCACTAACTACGTCGTCAGCGGCAGCGGAATCTTTCTCGGGCAGTCCGGCGATCCGGTGTCGATCGGCCCCGTCGCGCTGCGTACCACCAACCAGTACAGCGGGCTTTACGCGCTCGATACGTTCGACGTCACCAAAGCCTTCTCGGTCACGGCCGGCGGGCGGTTCAATAACGCGCAAATCGCGCTTGAAGATCAGATCGGCACTGCGTTGAACGGCAAGGAGACCTTCAACCGGTTCAATCCGATCATCGGCGCCACCTACAAGGTCACGCCTGACGTGACGGCCTATGCCGGTTATTCCGAGGCCAATCGCGCGCCGACGCCGCTGGAACTGGGCTGTGCCGATCCGGCCCACCCCTGCATCATCGCGGCGTTTCTGGTCTCCGATCCGCCGTTGAAGCAGGTGGTATCCCGCACGGTGGAGGCCGGCCTGCGGGGTTCGCATCAGCTCAACATCGGAACGCTTGGGTGGAAGCTCGGCGCCTTCCGCGCCACCAACACCGACGACATCCTGGCGATCCCGAGCCCAGCGCTGCAGGGATTCGGTTATTTCCAGAACGTCGGTTCGACCCGCCGCCAGGGCATCGAGGCCCAGGTCAATCTGCAATCGAAGGCGTTGCAGCTCTATGCCAGCTACGCCCTCGTGGACGCGCGCTTCCTCGATGCACTTGAGGTCGGCTCCAACAGCCCGTTTGCCGACGCCAACGGCAACGTCCAGATTCTGCCCGGCAACCGGATTCCGGCGATCCCGCGCAACCGCATCAAGGCCGGTTTCGACTATTCGATCACCGAGGCCCTCAAGGTCGGCGGCGACGCGCTGTTCGTCAGCGATCAGTATTTCGTCGGCGACGAGTCCAATCAGGCGCAGCGGCTGCCGTCCTACACGGTTTTCAATGCCCATGCCTCGTATCAGATCGACAAGACGTTCCAGATTTACGGGCGCGTCGACAATATTTTCGACAACCGATATGCGACCTACGGCACCTTCTTCGATACCGGAGCGGTTCCCAACTTTACCAACGGTGGCGCGCCGTTCGCGGATCCGCGTTCAGTGAGTCCGGCGCGGCCGCGCGCCTTCTATGCAGGGTTAAAGGCGACGTTCTAGCGCCGCTGCAAGCCGGAATTCGACTCAGGCGATGTCCGGGGAGGGGCCGCCGTGCTGCACCTTGTGGATCGCCGACGGGACGAACCCGAAATGCTTGCGGAATACGCGGCTGAAATGCGACGAACTCGAAAAGCCCCACGAGAATGCCACATCCGTGATGGTCTTGCCGGCCTGGGTCTCGAGCTCCTGGCGGCAGTGCAGCAGCCTGGTCCGCCAGATGTGGTCGCTGACGGTCATGCCCTTGTCGCTGAACAGCATGTGCAGATAGCGCTTGGTGCAGCCCAGTGCGGCGGAGATCTGGTCGATGCAAAGATCCGGGTCGCGCAAATGTTCGCGGATGAAGGCCTGGGCCCGTATGTACATCGCCTCGGGACCGATGCGATCGAACATCGTGTCGGCCTCGCGCAGCGGCAGTAGCAGCAGGTCGATCAGCGAATCGGCGACGCCGACCGCGTTGTTGGGTGACAGGCTGTTCGCTTCGTCGAATGCGGCGT
The Bradyrhizobium sp. KBS0727 genome window above contains:
- a CDS encoding histidine kinase; translated protein: MWQKLSLRARINLLLAFVLALGLAINIARLVVEATPRVQAEDQSVIRLAREFVETIVAGLNEAPDPEARLNQIVRDLSRLRHVSIARQDDAAGISGPSARSDDDAVARSPPAWFVALVHPEKTSVSVPITIRGKPQALVITSHPDDEMAEIWDGIVTQLEVGSAIAAALFLITMAVVGRALAPLKALLQAMTDIEAGRYGTRVTPGGAPELAAICTRLNHLAATLGDAVEEKRRLAERTVSLQDVERKEIARELHDEFGPYLFALRAHAGALMRLSEVGVPDANALRKHGAAILEQVNALQQFNRRILERLRPVGLAELGLREALGALLRLWGESHPDMDIETTISPALGETGETAELTIYRVIQEALTNVFRHAGATSVNVSVEPAEQPTGLRADCGFARVRICDNGSGMKPDHKLGFGLTGMRERILALGGTLTIASDAGGVTVEALVPNGSRA
- a CDS encoding TonB-dependent receptor is translated as MGTRPLVIASMSICLLPGTEQAFAQSAPGEAQTLPPIVVSAPASSAKRGPSQQAARTARKPSRVVYVYSTTPAAGSGSSIDVDKIAASVNFVDATRIARTGSLNITDALLQQVPGVSISEVAGNPFQPNVEFRGFVASPVAGTPQGLAVYQNGVRVNEAFGDTVNWDLIPTSAIRSVSVVTNNPAFGLNALGGAVNVQMKDGFNYHGAEVDTMGGSFGRIQSSAQWGKQIDDNFAVYGALEGLHDNGFRNFSGSDVRRFYGDVGYRNENSEFHLNLGVADNKFGAATTTPVELLQQYWGATYTTPQTTNNRVGYVNLTGKVEATPTWTIEGSAHVRQFDQKAVDGNPTGTQPCATDATLLCFGNDTTPANGLNGAQLANPFDPTAVLGEIDRTTTRSTTGGFSLQATNNDQLFGHDNHFVVGTSFDYSVTRFSASAEIGTVGTNYVVSGSGIFLGQSGDPVSIGPVALRTTNQYSGLYALDTFDVTKAFSVTAGGRFNNAQIALEDQIGTALNGKETFNRFNPIIGATYKVTPDVTAYAGYSEANRAPTPLELGCADPAHPCIIAAFLVSDPPLKQVVSRTVEAGLRGSHQLNIGTLGWKLGAFRATNTDDILAIPSPALQGFGYFQNVGSTRRQGIEAQVNLQSKALQLYASYALVDARFLDALEVGSNSPFADANGNVQILPGNRIPAIPRNRIKAGFDYSITEALKVGGDALFVSDQYFVGDESNQAQRLPSYTVFNAHASYQIDKTFQIYGRVDNIFDNRYATYGTFFDTGAVPNFTNGGAPFADPRSVSPARPRAFYAGLKATF